The sequence acaattgagtctcctgtacagttttgcttcatgttaaactgtgccggtgacaagcattttctaAGCACctgcgacttctgcgatatacaacctaatgatgccctaacctaatAAGTTCATCtagaaacataaaaagccagttggTAGTGAACTATTAACCTAACGAAGTTCACCATCCGGAAGATATGTCAATAAGACTTGCACTCCATTTTCATTTGTCATCATCTTAGGAGATCAGTGCATCGAATTTATGAGAGGTCTAGCCCTAATAAAAGGTGAATGATGAAAGATATTGCCAGCTGaacaatttcacaacaaaaaaatattgccgacACAATGCAgacgcaaatcagttgaaatgaaTCTCACGTCGTTTTATTGCTGAcgtaaaaaattctaattttaagggctctCGATTGagtatttttgttgatatttttgatcAGCGACGACtggattatttttagttttattttacagatCAAGCATGTGCATGTCGTAACTTTTTGTTTCATTGACCACTCACGCAAACTAATTTGCACGAGCTTTTGTGATCGCACGTGGATCGCTCACGCAGATTAATTTACGCGTGCGATATAGCGCTTGCGGGGGTAAATTTTCCCGACCGGGCCTGATATTATGTAACAACACgtctatttataaaatttagtcTTGAATTTATGGGTTTAATCACAAAATCAAGCATGTGTACATGATTGCCGATTTGACAAGTTTATCCCTGACATAACTTGAAGCTTTTTACTATATGCTAGCTCAGAGAcccagcatattttttttatcactgGTTATAGCTATAGCTAAGGTGGGAAAAATCACCGTTTTGTACAATCGTCCTAATTACGTCATTTTCCCTTTATCACCAACTTTTTCTGTTTACTAGCAAGACTTCATGGCTTTGACATGCTATCCTTAGCCTAAGTCTATGATCTACCAAATTATCAATTTTACCAGTACTGAAACTTCTGTATTCTACAAAACAAACAGCCCAAACATCGCTTGCATAGCTCTCTAATAAGAAAATTTATGGGTGATGTTAAATACAGAACaagcattattattattattattattattaaactaGACAGGCTTGggaattatatataaatatggaTATTTTTAAGAACAAATGTGTGTGCCATCCTTCAAATATCCTCTTTGTTAATTCGCTTTACTAAATTTCCCTAATTCACCTACTTCTTGAGCAGTAAAAAAGATACATGGCGATGTTTAAAGCAGCAACTAACTACATCTGGGACAAGTTGGAAAGTATTGCCACAATTGTAATCATAAAATATCCTTTAAAGATCTCTAGTGGATCTCACATTAAAATAAACACACCACTGAATTTTGACGTAAATTGCGCAGCTAGGACATTCACCCGATTTCTTGTTGGTCGAACTTAAGCAAATACCTGCTATTTTTTAGGTTTAAGTATACTCTTAGttgtttcattttatatttgaaaaaacttttttattgttgtaGATCTCGAACTTGATGCTGATGGACAGCAAAACAGTGGAGCACCGCAAGCTGTCAGAAAGTCCATCTCTTTAAACTTAACCAAAAAAACAAAGCTAAAAACTAAATCTTCTGTGAAATCCAGCAAATCAAGAAAAGATAGAAGGGACCGTGGTGATGGTGAAGGTAGTGAGATTTCTTATGTGTgattaaaagtacaaaaattaGTCCTTAAATTACCTTAAAGAAAAAATTCCTGAAAGacactttgtaaacaaaatgggAAAGTTAGCccctgaaaataattttgaaaaggcAAAAGGTTGTTCCTGTAacatatgtttttttgtaaaaactaattctttgataacatttttcttctttctatCTCTTTTATCCTTATTTCTTTATTATGCACGGTGATCATTATATTAGTACAATGGGCAGGACAActaaattaagaacaaaattaataattttaacaTCGCAAAATTTCATTATCAGgcaaaattttttacaaacctattttgcaaaaatttctcCTGATTTTCCGTATTTTATTTTGGACTCATGAATGTATTTCCTTTGAAGTACTTGTTTATGAATTAGCCAGattttgtgttttaattttgGACATCAATGTTCATTTGCACACATATGTACATGCAAAGTATAGATAAGCAGCAGATTGCAatgaaagaagaaatcaaataaaaaatctcATATACTTAAAACCTCTGAACCTCTAAGGAAAATTAATACCAGTTCTTTTTCGatcttttatttcttaaaatctCTAATTCATGGTGAATATGATTTTGCCTTAATGCTACTTATTTTTTGCCTTTCAACATGCATGTGCATATATGGAAATTTGTAAACGTTTCAACTCTTAATATGCTAGATAATTTTCTCTTTATACAACTCCTAAACGAAGAATGAGATAGCACTAGCAAAATTGTGTAacatgattttttatttatttatttatttaaagataTTGAAAGTAAGAGTTCAAGACGTAGTAAGTCATCTTCAGAAAAGCGGAAAGATACCACTGATGAAGACGATAGAGAGGATGAGGAACTTGACTGGTCACACAAGGTAAAGCTATTGTATACAAGATAAAAATCGTTCAGTCAAATGCTATACTTTTTAAAGCCGTACAGAGTTTATTTGGTGGGTGCGGCTTTTTGGCAGGGGAATTATTAGAAGTGGGGGGGGGTGAATTTACTTATTGCATAatattcaaatatatttttaataccaCAAAACAATAACGCTATGAAATTGTTTAATATATTTGAggaaaatctaaaacaaaaatatatccaAGGAGAAATTTCTCCATTTAacgtttaaaaatttgttgagtTTGATATTGTTGTCAGATTAGTTTCATAAAAATAAGTGAGGGTTAATATAGAATGTGTTTTTTCATACAAGTATTGTATTCAACTAAGTTACCCCCAAATATTGGAAGGAAGGGGCTTATCACGGTAGTGCAGTAGTTTAACGCCTAAAGATCTGATGCATTCAACCCTTGTAGTGTCATATTTTCGAATTGTTTTATCAACAGAATTGATAATGCATTTTATTGTCATATCAGTGTGGACGTAGAATGTAGGTGAACTTGgaaaggtggtgacgtcagtcacTTTTCACAGcgttgggtaactagggaccacctgggaccaaattgagtaagtttcccaaacctgagtACCCGTCTATTCCGAATCGGATTCGCGTACCCATGTTTGGTAAAATTACCCAATTTAGTCCCAGGTGGCCCCTAGTTACCCACTCGGTGAAgagaatccgttttggaatggacgggtttatgacgtcattaaaaaaaccttgaaaccacaatatttccgtaaccgtttgtcaaaagtacattatCTGGTGATCAAAATTTCTTCGGTATTACGAAACAACGAGTATTACGCGACATGGTGAATGTGTAGCGATGAACATTGTTTAGAAATGTTCAGGTTTAATTTCTTTGTAGGTGTTATTAGTTGGTGAGAAGGTACAAAACCCGATGATTCACATCTGTGAAATTTGCACATTACCCATTCTGATCTATGGGAGACTTGTAAgttaaagagttttatttttacatgacttattttgttcatttaatttttgcaaatcaaattgacttcattattttttgttggatATAAATAGAATAAACCTGACTTACTACAAATAAAACTAAAAGGAAAATTTCTCGCATTGATGTGTGCTAATGATCAGGATGAAAGCTAGTAACgcctattgttgtttttttataacaaagttttatatcgatgcatattttttttgtttattggtCACACGCTATAAATAGAAAATTTGttcgtttctttttttatatagatgACCTGAGAACAGATGAATAATTAGAAATTTCAGTTGATTTCATGTTTAGACAAAATTATACTGCTAGGCAACAGGACTTAACTACTCCAAATTAACCGTAAAAAGGGCTTTCATGTTTGTGTAAATTGTTTATGCGCGTTTCGTATTTGTGTGTGACCATTAAGAGGTAAAATTGTTATTTCTAAActtgtatttgtttatttgtttagagTCCttgtaaacatgttttttgtttatcttgTGCAGAAGAGTCAAACGGCGCATGCTCCAGGTAAATTGCGTCACATTCTTTAATTCGTTTTGTGCATTTTATTTTCGCATATCCTccacttgattttttttctcacgTTTTTTTCTTACGTGAATCtaaattataatacccgtatacgtccgtctgtctgtgtgtctgtaggTCTGTaccgcaaaatggtagcttagctgcgcaatagcgagaagcacgcaatgcggtataaaaaggacgggcgaacccgtggattttccacgggctaacgactagtcgcGAAATTTTTGCAAAGAACAGTCAGTATTCGTAAAATTTGGGGAATAACTATTCGCGAATGGCACGAATATTTCGAGAATAATTTTAGAACAgaactttcaaaataatttttataaattcaattttaatacgGTTTGAAAATGGAAATTAAAATGTAGAGACGTATTCGAACGAGTCTTTTAATGCGATGAATTAACTCACCACGctaataaactttcgcgaagtAAAGAGTTTTGAAGAGAATGAATATGAATGAATTTCCTGACtgtcttttttttctattgtaaAGATAATCTTTCGTAACTCGGCATTAAATGCTTGTTTAAGGATTTAACAACTAATGCAATTTCGTTTGTTTGACCAAAGAAGCTCCTGAGGTCTTAAATAAACTGCGAAAATTTCGTGTATTCAagaatgatgaaaaaaaaaattatgcgtaaatgtttacaaaagatATGTCTTGACCGAATTTTAAAAACGCAGTAAATATGACATTGCACTATCTAACATTTTTATAGATGTGATGATCGCATCGATCGTATTGAACCTGCGGGTATCGGTCAAATCTTCGTTTGTTCTTTTGGTGGAAGCCGTAATGGTGTATCTGGATGCCGAAGAAGTTATCTTTCTCAACGTGATCTCATTGCGCATATAAAACACAGGCACGAAAAGGAAGGATCCAGTATACCCGATTCGGAACTGATGCGGCAACAGGGTGTTGTTCGCATGCCTTTTCTTAATGCTCCACCCGGTATGATCGTCCAACCTGGTATAAACATGCAAAACCCAGCACAATCAACAGGACTTGGAAATGCTGTTGTTTTGACTGGTTTGCAACCGGGTACGCAGCAGCCTATTGTTGTCGACCCTAACCGCGTGCCTTTACTAATGGGTGCACAGGCGCAGTTTTCATCTCTACCACAAGGTATAACACTCACTCAACCTCAGTTCCAAGGTGCTGCATATCTTCCACATTCTCAAAATCAATTTCAAACTATTCCGACCCAAATTTCGACCGGACTTCAGAGCGCTCAAGCTAACGCGCCAAGACAAGCTGATTTGCAATCGTCAGCTATGACAAGGGTCACTGCACCTCAGCAAGGTATTTCTATTCGCTCGCAAGCTGATTGGAGGAACAATGCAATACCAACgggacaggattggtccaatCAAGGACGGTCTGGAAATTATCAACAGTCATATTATAAATAGTTTGTTCTGTTTTATTCACTTGACATTTTTGTAGATTTTAACCAGGCGAGTGAGTTAGTTTATAAAAACTACTCTTTACGTGCGTAAGCATCATTTTTACACAAGCTTAATTCCATCTATGGTCTGTGAAAATTGTGTAAGACATTACAATAGCAACAATGTATATTATAAATTAAAGAAGCAAAATTTCTTGTTcggttatttgtttttgtttactgtCCCACGAACATCTCATTTCTTTGCAGCTACATGTGATATCCGAGGGCTACCCGAACATTTCAACAGCACCTATGTTCCATTTTTCCTTGTCCAGATAACAGTCTATCTTGTGGTCGCGTAGGTGACCGAAAAATTTCTTTGGGATAGAGGAGGTTCATAGAGGGAGAGAGAAACAGGCCGGGGGCCAAAATATTAGCTTCGGGGGAGGTTTACGAGGTAGAGTGTCTTTGAAATGACAAGACATTTTTTGTGGTTAAACTTTTTCAATACCAATCTTCTACAGCTgaattttttaacgtttttctaattttaaccTCATGTTCTTATATTTGTTCTTATACCAATTATATACACGggtggaaaatttttttaatctgcTAATGTAGACTGTTCTACGAGCTATGACTGAACTCTGCTGAATTgtgaaaagtgtaaaaaaatataaaatattaatcaTCTTTCAGCGAGGAAGATGATCGTTTTCTTTTTGAATATATCTTTTTGAAAAGTTGAACACaatgaagcccgggatttcgtAAATAATGAAAGACATTTCTGTGGTTAGCAAcgtgtttttatatttagctgTGTTCCAAATGTTGTGAAGTTTTTCACAAACTGGAGTGAAGAAGAGCtgggatttttttattataacttgaatttttatttgtaggtgAGAATTAATACgtaagtttgtttgtttgtttctcttttgtttgtttgttttgatttatatttctttaaatacaAGATGCAGTTTTTTACGTGCGCTCAGTGCAAGTCGGGAGTTAGATGAATTTCAGGCTCCAGATTCCAGATTCCAGTGACCTAAAAGAGGACGACGGAAAACCTTCACCAAAGTATTTTAAAGTATTAAGTTCTTCATTTTGGTAAAGTTATCTTTTGTGTTGTCCCCACAGGTTCTGAAACACGACAGAACTGAGAAAACACAGCCTTCTTACCAGGTCTTCCCTCTTTTGTTTCAAGTATATTACTGTTTGATTTCTTAAAAGGATGCTGATAACAAGGTCGCGTTGCTTTGATTGAATCTATATTTTATAGAAAACAAAGTCTGTATTTGATTTAACCATGCAGCAACAAGTGGACCAACCTTCCCCCCTGACGGATGCACTCGGTGATCCTGAATTACTTCAAGTGAGTGGAACCCAAAACTACGATGACATTCCAGTTGCTTTGCGGAATAGACGTGCAATTAACAGACCACGACCCCGTTCAAGAAACATGGATGAGTATGTTCAAAAACCTAAAAAACGTAATTCTGGAATAAGCAGTGATGTAAGTAtgcattttatttataaaaaaaaaacaaccctAGAACTTAATCCCCTAAACTTTGCTATTCTTCACCCTAATATTGTCTTTACCTAAGAGAATGGTAGaataaaatacacaaaaattGGATAGGAAAATGAAACTGTTTATGGACTGCCATTATTGCATGTTGCTATTAAGCTATTATAACTATTGTACAAAACAAATGACATTGTCAATATTGTTAATCCCACTAAAATAAGTcgcttttactttttatttcaagCACTTTCCCAGTAAATCTTGAGTCCGAGGACTGAGTCAGTCAGTTTCTATGTTATAACTGCTTTTAAAGCTCTCAGTTTTACCGCTATCAGTTGAATACCCACATGGGTTACCACAAACGATATATATACGCACGGTCAACCGGCGAACCGCCTAATACAGGTAAAAACAGCGGGGAAATATCTCATAAGTGCCTTCACTTTAGgcttgataaaaaaaaacatcttgagaaaaataagtaaacaaaGCCGTTGTTGCTATAACATCAACTCAAAGATGTGATCATAGAATGGATGGCGTTTAATCTTTTAATGCAGTAATTAGCACGATTAGCCTTTATTAACCAGATACCGATAGCTCTAATCAACACGTTGCGTACAACTACGTCCGCAAAACATAGTGCGACTGAGATGTTTTGTTGCATTGACAGAATGCCGAATAACAGTATTCAAAATCAAACCTTGTTCATTCAAGAACGCTGAGTTTTATAAGTGTATTATCACGGTGTCAATTAAAAGTTTAAGCACTGGGTACAATTGCGATCAGTGTCCATGTCACGCATTTTCATAGTAGTGTAGACGCACGGAAAGGTAAACGACCTAAAATCTTAACAACCAATATTGAGTAAAATTCCACCCCCTAACCATGTTGATCTTgatcaacaaattgtttttgttggATGTTTGCTCCGCCCTTTCCCTTTTTCCCTTAAATCTAGGCTGCAACGGCCTTTTGTTTTTATGCCCAagcaataaaagagaaaaaagtccTGTAAACGAGGTTAGGAATTTAGGCTGATTTCGTTCCAAGTCAACTCATCTTTAGAACTTTTTGCACATGATAGCATGTCAGGTTGAAGAAAGTTTAATTGGCTCAAGACATCTAACTGCAAATGCACATTATACCGGACGCAACCCAACTGCGTTCCAAATTATATGACGTATCCATGACATATTAAAAAACTGATCTATTTACCAGCCCGCAAAATAGTTTATAAAAGatctattttgtttaaaaataggtAATATTATTCttgtaattgaaataacttcgtTCAGTTGTTTTTATCTTTGGAGCTTGTTAGTTGTGTCTGAGGAACTGTGAGTTTATTTCTCatcgttttgttgttgttgttgttgttgttgtttgtttgtttttttgtccgCTTTTTGTATACCTTATTGTTTCTTATCTTGTGtcgttttttgttgctgtttttgAAAGTGAAAGGGATGGCATATTGTTAGGTCAAACTAATCATAACATCTTCTCGTGCGCTGTTTTGATTATCTTCTGAATACGTGATTCAAGCATTATGATTTATTTAGCCCGACTTCCTAACTATAAACACGTTTTAAAATTTCAcctttgtaaaatatttatcaCGTGGTTAAAACGTTTATAAACACTTCATTTTCAAAAGAGATTTATTAAAAATGGACGACGCGTGTGGTGGTTAACCGACCGTCCATCCAACATGGTGGAGCTTTCTGATAGCTTTTGTTCAAAATTCTTTAAGCTCTCGCATTTGGAGTATAACACgatatttattacaaaaatttcgttccaaaattttttatcaaaaatgagatACATTATTAAGTCGTTAGAACATTGCGGTCAGTAGAGCAGGTAAACAATGTTAAAACTACATCAGTCCCGCATTCCAATATGCATAGATTATGAAGTTACATTAGGGCGCGCAAAGGGCGCAAAGGGCGTAAGAATTAGAAAAGTTCAAGTTGCGCggtattttacatattttatttcaattgGTTTGGTGAAAGAACTTGAGAATGCAGGATTTCGAGAACGTTTGTGGAACTTAGTCTTAAACGCAAATGATTTGTTTCAGTGTTGATAAGAACATCATGTTCCATTTTAAGATTTAGTTATGTTAGAGTCTGGTTAACATTAATGGtaaactgtacttaagcgtctTCTCGAAGTAAATACAATGTAAACCCACGTTTATGTTGTGTTATGtgcaacattattttttttcaaagaaattttgCTTTATGAACGTTGAGTTTAATTCGGATTTTGATCAGGTTGGATACGCCAATTCAATTcaataaaacttcaaatttcaaAGGCTGTAACTGAGtgtaaaagaattttctaactTTTGTTACTCGGGCTAAACTTCATCATCCCTGGGGTCTCTTTGGACCTTGTGCCGTTTTCGCCACTATTGAATTTATCAAAAtgtcctggaaacgaggttttAAAAAAGCACGACCATTACTAACTTTGTCTCCAGGGTCttttggcccctgagccgttattacggagtggccaaccTCATTAACAATGCCCTCGGAACGAGGTTGTTCTGTTGCTCATCATAGAAACAAGGCTACACTGATGTTTATAACAGTTGTCAGGATCGctctttttatatcttttaaaatattCGTGACTGTATAATATACGGACCAGATCCCATTAATAACATCATCTGATTTAATtgtcacataaatcacgttttaATGAAGTCAATCTTGTTACTTGATTACGACATATTAGAACTCTCTCGCAGTAATTACGTTAGCTTATTAGAACTTTTAGAAATTTTAATGACTTCGATGTATTTTAATTACTAGAGTGAgtttaatattaaaattaatcGCAAGATATTAATCGCAAGCAATTTCGTGGCCAGGTCTTTCCTTCCTGATTAGTAAAATAAAAACCTTCATAAATGCTGGTTCTGGGTAGGAAGTTGTCTTTTCGTTTCTCTTTTGTTGGAGTTTTCTGACATgctttaactgattttggtgaACACCAGTTTGGGCGTGGCAGTAAGTTAGAAGAGTACTATAAGTTTGTCTCTCATATGTTGAAGAAGGTTGGTATCAGCCGCGTTATGTTAAAGGAACGTGTTTAAAAGCAAATATTTTTCTCgactatgttttcatttttttaacttcaaacCTATGGAAATTAACTATTGTTTTTTGGCGCTATGTTTCAGAATTGTATGCGCATGCGCTTTGCATTGGTCACCATATTGGGTGATGTTTACTTGCGCACACCTTTTTGATGTCAAATACTAACAATTATgtatattcattattttgtcAATCGATACTAAACTTTTTTTGCACATGTGTTTTGTCCCATGATATAAGGTCACGCGAccatttcatttatttcatgTTCAATTGACATTGAACTTTCTTGAAAATGATTTCTAACGCCTTATTGCTTTATTTATGCTTAACTATATTTCATGAATCACCTACATGGCATCACTTTAGTAACGTATGCTTGTCACCGATAGCATCATATCCTGTTTCAATTACAACATGTCTGCTGTATGAGTTTATGTCAAGTTGTGTCACATTCAACTTCATATCTATAGCTAAGTGATAAAAACAATACATGTGTTCGTTTAGTAATTTGTAATGAAATCCTTTCCAACGTACTAGTCTCGATCCCAGCGCCTGTAGCGTTTTTCAATATAAGGATAAAACGCGTACCAAAAATCGCTACGGGCCCTTGGATCGAGGTTGTAGTGGTGCTAGAAATTTTCTCGACATGGATGAATTCCAAAaatattaaacctctttcttttttaacaacTTATAGTCAAGTAATTTTCAAGGAAAGAAGATTCTCGattatttaaatcattttttttcttgttgttgttgttgttttattcaGGGTATGAGAAGAGGGAGTGCAGGCGTAAATATGTATCTAAATAGTTTGTTCAATGCCGCTTGAAAACGTAGACGAACTTTGATTTGGATTTTAGAGACGTAGTGTGCAAAGCATACTGAAGTAAAAAGGTTTTCACGAGATTGATTCTTTTTTCAATGACATCCTAAATTGAAGcccaaacttttttttcatgtaAGTACATCATATTTAGATATACCCTCCAATCTCGTTTACAGggcttctttttcgctttctgaTTTGACTAGCGCAGCGCCAGTACTCATATCTGAAAGCGATAATATCGGTGGTATTGCAACAAATTTTGACATATCTTATGtaagtaaaaattctttttttagtcTTACTAACTAACTTCCTGGAAGTCTCTGGTATAAATAGACGAGGTAATTTTAAAATCAGAAGACGCAACTGCGTCCCAA is a genomic window of Hydractinia symbiolongicarpus strain clone_291-10 chromosome 14, HSymV2.1, whole genome shotgun sequence containing:
- the LOC130625486 gene encoding E3 ubiquitin-protein ligase Hakai-like isoform X3, coding for MEDLELDADGQQNSGAPQAVRKSISLNLTKKTKLKTKSSVKSSKSRKDRRDRGDGEDIESKSSRRSKSSSEKRKDTTDEDDREDEELDWSHKVLLVGEKVQNPMIHICEICTLPILIYGRLSPCKHVFCLSCAEESNGACSRCDDRIDRIEPAGIGQIFVCSFGGSRNGVSGCRRSYLSQRDLIAHIKHRHEKEGSSIPDSELMRQQGVVRMPFLNAPPGMIVQPGINMQNPAQSTGLGNAVVLTGLQPGTQQPIVVDPNRVPLLMGAQAQFSSLPQGITLTQPQFQGAAYLPHSQNQFQTIPTQISTGLQSAQANAPRQADLQSSAMTRVTAPQQGISIRSQADWRNNAIPTGQDWSNQGRSGNYQQSYYK
- the LOC130625486 gene encoding E3 ubiquitin-protein ligase Hakai-like isoform X1; this encodes MTCERQMIIKTHVLLTWLRNLELDADGQQNSGAPQAVRKSISLNLTKKTKLKTKSSVKSSKSRKDRRDRGDGEDIESKSSRRSKSSSEKRKDTTDEDDREDEELDWSHKVLLVGEKVQNPMIHICEICTLPILIYGRLSPCKHVFCLSCAEESNGACSRCDDRIDRIEPAGIGQIFVCSFGGSRNGVSGCRRSYLSQRDLIAHIKHRHEKEGSSIPDSELMRQQGVVRMPFLNAPPGMIVQPGINMQNPAQSTGLGNAVVLTGLQPGTQQPIVVDPNRVPLLMGAQAQFSSLPQGITLTQPQFQGAAYLPHSQNQFQTIPTQISTGLQSAQANAPRQADLQSSAMTRVTAPQQGISIRSQADWRNNAIPTGQDWSNQGRSGNYQQSYYK
- the LOC130625486 gene encoding E3 ubiquitin-protein ligase Hakai-like isoform X2; amino-acid sequence: MFLWSTDLELDADGQQNSGAPQAVRKSISLNLTKKTKLKTKSSVKSSKSRKDRRDRGDGEDIESKSSRRSKSSSEKRKDTTDEDDREDEELDWSHKVLLVGEKVQNPMIHICEICTLPILIYGRLSPCKHVFCLSCAEESNGACSRCDDRIDRIEPAGIGQIFVCSFGGSRNGVSGCRRSYLSQRDLIAHIKHRHEKEGSSIPDSELMRQQGVVRMPFLNAPPGMIVQPGINMQNPAQSTGLGNAVVLTGLQPGTQQPIVVDPNRVPLLMGAQAQFSSLPQGITLTQPQFQGAAYLPHSQNQFQTIPTQISTGLQSAQANAPRQADLQSSAMTRVTAPQQGISIRSQADWRNNAIPTGQDWSNQGRSGNYQQSYYK